In the Corynebacterium suedekumii genome, one interval contains:
- a CDS encoding adenylate kinase, translating to MRLVLLGPPGAGKGTQAALLSEKLGVPHISTGDLFRANIGEGTPLGVEAKGYIDAGKLVPTDVTARMVKSRLAESDAANGFLLDGFPRTVEQADILTDLLSENGQQLDGVLNFNIAEDVVVERMLARGRADDNEETIRTRLGVYRDETAPLIDHYGAAIITIEAEGEVEEINDRAMAALGK from the coding sequence ATGAGACTCGTACTCCTCGGACCCCCCGGTGCCGGCAAGGGCACCCAGGCCGCTCTCCTCTCGGAGAAGCTGGGTGTGCCGCACATCTCCACCGGTGACCTCTTCCGCGCCAACATCGGTGAGGGCACCCCGCTCGGTGTCGAGGCGAAGGGCTACATCGACGCCGGCAAGCTCGTCCCCACCGACGTCACCGCCCGCATGGTCAAGTCCCGCCTCGCCGAGTCCGACGCCGCCAACGGCTTCCTCCTCGACGGTTTCCCCCGCACCGTGGAGCAGGCGGACATCCTCACCGACCTGCTGTCCGAGAACGGCCAGCAGCTCGACGGGGTGCTCAACTTCAACATCGCCGAGGACGTCGTCGTCGAGCGCATGCTCGCCCGTGGTCGCGCAGACGACAACGAGGAGACGATCCGTACCCGTCTCGGTGTCTACCGCGACGAGACCGCGCCGTTGATCGACCACTACGGCGCCGCCATCATCACCATCGAGGCCGAGGGTGAGGTCGAGGAGATCAACGACCGCGCCATGGCTGCCCTGGGTAAGTAG